TCGAATGGCTGCCGGGCGACTGAACCGCGCCGGCGCCTCGCTTCGAGAATCCCGCAACTCCCTCGAAGATCCCGAATCGGCCGACTACGATCCCGAGGAGCCCCAGGCGTTTCTCGACGAAGCCCTCGAGTCGCTCGAGGCGGCCGAAGACGCCGGCCCGACCGAGGCACAGCGCGCCGACATCGAGGAACTGAACGCCTACGCGGCCGTCCTCGGCCCCGCCATCGAGGTGACGGCCGTCGTCACCGACGACGGTCTCGAGGAGGAGGTCGATCGGGTCAACGACGCCATCGTCGACGAGAACCTCGTGACGGCCCGGTCGGTCGCCGAGTCGCTGGTCGACACCTTCGCCCCCGCCCAGGAGACCCTCGAACCCGCGCTCGAGGGCGTCGAATCCCTCGATGCCGACCGGCTCGCCGACCTCGCGATCACGGACCTCGCGGCCGTCCAGGACGGCGTCCGGACGCTCGAGTCCGTCGTCGACTCCCTGGTCGTCCTCTCGGAGTCTCTCGTGTCCCTCGTTGCCGGCCATGAGGCCCTCGAGGAAGGCGGTAC
This region of Natronosalvus halobius genomic DNA includes:
- a CDS encoding heat shock 70 family protein, producing the protein MNRRRYLETIAAGLAVGGLAGCLDDLQATSRSDADRTAGNGDGAEDDGTGSTDGTDDSTTGGSAGRDEADREIRMAAGRLNRAGASLRESRNSLEDPESADYDPEEPQAFLDEALESLEAAEDAGPTEAQRADIEELNAYAAVLGPAIEVTAVVTDDGLEEEVDRVNDAIVDENLVTARSVAESLVDTFAPAQETLEPALEGVESLDADRLADLAITDLAAVQDGVRTLESVVDSLVVLSESLVSLVAGHEALEEGGTLADEEAFDAACTAFDDAATIYADTAALLEDGYADAPEGLVAYFETALCQSDHLERAAVAFNEAAKAADDGDRRTAEEREADAEEQLELAEACGA